AAGCATGCTGATACCACCCTTTCCTTCAGGGTTTGGCTGTCGGGTTGACATGGGCAACCAGTGCAAAAATTTTGGTAACTGAATCTCTCGCGTATCTTCAATAGAGATAATACGTTGATTTGGTGGGAAGAAATTTGAGACAACATTGAGCATACTTGTTTTTCCTGATGCCGTACCTCCTGCAATAATTGCTGAAAGCTCATACTGAATAGCAAGCCAGATGAGGGATGCTGCGGGAATCGAAATCGTTCTTGATGTAATAAAACGCGTAATCGTCCATGGGTCTCGGGAGAATTTTCGGATGGTTATCGTATTTCCTCGAGTAGAAATCGGACTGAGCGTAGCGTTTACTCGGTCTCCTTCATCAAGATGTGCATCAAGTAATGGCTCTAAAAGCGTAACCTGACGACCAACCTTTCGTGCGATCATGGTGGCATAATGCTTTGTCTGATTTTCATCTTTGAGGTAAATGTTTGTTTTTAGCCATCCATGTTTTCGATGGTAAACCCAGACGGGTTCTTCACTCTGGTTAATAGCGATCTCTTCCAGGTTTGCATCACTCATAAGAATCTCGATACTTCCCAAGCCAAGGCTTTTCTGGATCAAGTAGCTTGCAAGAAATTCTTTTGTTTCTACTTCCATATCCGGGAAATACTTCTCAACCAGTTCTTTAATAGTCTCGCTGAACTTGTTCTCGATAACTCCTGTCTCTTTTGTACTCGTTAAATCAACCATACCGAGTGTTACTTCCTTGATGAGTTCCCTTCTTATCTTTTCGAGAATGATTTCTGTTGTCTTGCTAATCTTTGATAAGGAGACTTCATAAACCGGAACGAACTCCTCAGCAATCATATGGATGCGAACCATGACCGGAATTTTGTTTGAGACAAAATCATAGGCCTCAATAAGCTTTTGTTCTTGTTCTTGTGGCACTTTTTTTACTAATAGTTTAGAAGAAGGATCTTCAGAAATCTCTGGTTTATTTTTCTCTCCTTTTTGTGGAGGAAACTTTGGTTTAGCCTCTTTTGTATCAACTACCTCTTTTTTTTCTACCATAGCGATTCCCTCGCGTTATTTTCCTTTATGTTTAGGTGTCATTTAAAGGTATCTGCTCTTTTAACATTATAGGAACTTGAGTTATTTCTTTTTGACAAGGCTCACCAGTTTTTCTAAGGTTCGTGAAAGCTTATTTCGCTTTTTATTGAACTCTTCCAGTTTTTCCTCTAATCCTTTGATATGCTCTGTTACGGTTGTTGAACGTGAGCTAATGTCAAACAGTAATGCTTTTTTTGTTAATTCCTTTAATTCTTTTCGTAAAGCATCTCTTTCTTTATCAATCTTTCCAATTGTTTCTTCCATTACACTTTTCTTTTCGAGGAATGCGTTAAACTCCTGTGCAATGTCTGTTGTTTTGTTCATATCCTTTGTTAAAAACTCTTTTTTTTCTTTGAGCTTTCTGACAATTGCTTTCTGGATTTCAAGTACTTTCTCTTCATGTCCTTTACTCTCTGCAATGAGCTTGGTAATCGTATCCTTTTTTGCTTGGATCTTTTGTTCAATGTCTGTTGCCTGTTTTGTTAAGTTGGTAATATGATCTTCGCTTACTTTAATAGTCTTATCATCAGTATTTACTTCTTCTTTGATTTTGTCAATTAAATCACGATATTGATCAAGCTTGTTTTTCAGAATTTTCTCCTGCTCTTGCATAGTTGCCATCTTGAGCATGGTCTCGCTCAGCCGTTTTTCCTCACCGCTAATTCCGCTAATGACATCCTTGAATCTTCGTTGCTCTCTCTCGACAACTTTATGAAGTTCCAGAATTTTTTGATGGAAAAGCTCCTCTTGCTTTGCCATCTCAGCATCAATATTCTTTTTGATATCGTCGTACTTCTCAAGCTGTTCTAATTCGTCCTTGACATGAGAAGCCCGAGACTCCATTTTTTGCTTGAGTTCCTCAAATCGTGCTTTGATTTCATCAAGGCTTATTGTTTCTTGGTCAAGATTTATCAAGGCCGTCTTTACTTTTCTTACAAAGAGGTCCTTATGTTTCTGGAAATCATCTTCTTTCTTTTCAATGTCTTTTTTGGTTAACTTTCTAACAACAAGATAGGTTGTGGCCAGTTTATACTCAATACTGAGCAATCTTTCTTCTTCTAAGAATTCAGCCCATTCTTCGATAACAGGAACAAGGACGCCAAGCTCTTTTGCAGCGTCAGCAACAGAAATACGTTTTCGTTCTTCAACTAACTTTACGAGCTTATCAACACCCGTTTCAATCATCGCATTCTTCATTCGTGTGTTCCTCTCTTATCCGCCGATTATCTCCATGAATACTTCACAGGTAGAGTTCTCCTTCATTTAAATAGTTTTCGTAACCAATTCTTTCATCGTACCATCTATATGCTGTCTTTTGGATTAGGGGGTGAAAACCATATTTTGCGGTATCCCATAGTAATTTAATCTTCCACTTTCATTATCGATGAGAACCCAATCAGGTGTTTGGTTGATTCTATAAATGGGGCTTGGCTCAACCCCGTTCCAATAGTAAAAGTCAACAATAGTCCTATTTTTAATAAACCTTATCTCACTAATATTGGCAACAGCAACAAGGCTTTCTATACCATAAGGAGATGGCGTTAAGTTATATTCAAAACGCATGAGAAAACTGGGTGAAATATTGGTAGCAATGTAGTACCCTTTACTGATGTGCTCCATCAGTGGTGAGGTATCATTTCCAATGACAAAGACATTTATCGGACTCTTGACAATGCGGTTAAATTCTGTTCCTTCGCTCTTGATGCTATAGATCGGATCATCAAAATCAGTGATATTAATCTGTGTTTTTGTGCTGGTATTTACTTCCCATTGTGCTAATCCTTTTGTATCCACAACGGTGAAACTGATGTTAAGGTCAACGGTAACAAACCACGGATCTTCTTGGTAGAGCGTAACGTTAATATTTGAAAAACTGATGTTTACCCCAATTTCATTTCCTTCTTGATTAATAGCTTCCAACCATCTGGTCAAATGAGAGTCATTAATAAAGAGCATTGGATCTCCAAATAAGGTGCCGTTCATGACAAGCTCGGTAAAGGCCTCTTGCGTATTGCTGAGATAGGTTTGGTTTTGCGATGTGTATGCTTGTAGTGCTAAGAAGCTTCGAAACGAGGCTATGTATAACGCCCGTTCAAGATCTCGGTTCACATCTTTAATAAACGAGTTCATGGTAAGCACCCGTGTTTCGATGACATAAGCCCGTTCTCTCAAGCTATACTGAGTTCTTATGGTTACTGCGAAGACCGCAAGCCCTATCAATAAAACAGCAATAATCGTAAAAAACATTCCCCGTTTGTTCTGATGTATCTTCTTCATATGTCGTATCATTTGTGTAATTACTCGTCCTGCAGTATTTAGTTATGTATTTATTGCCATACCCGTACTTCTACCATGGTAGGCCCATGTAAGTAGGGAACTCGGGAAATTCTCGAGACTTCTACGACTAATCCGGTGGTATTAAATCGGATATCAGTTTTGTTATTTGCATTGAAATCAATCTTGTTGAGAAGCTGGTAAACCACATCTTGATAGGAATCATTGATATTATAGGAAACCATCGTACTCGTAAAAGAACAGGCGTTGCTTCCAAGATAATTTTCCGGTACGGTAAGGTTTGACGTACCTGCTATTTCATGTTCAATCTCCCAGGTGCATCCTTCTGAAAGTGGGTATACTTCAGAGTAAGGAACAAGCGTGTTTAACATGCCGGTGTAGATTAAGGAGTTGTTTGCAGAACATTCCTGACTGCTTGAAGGATCATTACCTATGGTAAGCGTAATATTATTGGTCGTATTAGAGGCAACCATTCCATAGGGGATTGTTACCTCGAAAGGATCTCCTAAGGTACTGTAGGTTTGGCCATACAAGGTCAGATTATAGGCTATATTGTTGTTTACCGTTAATAGTCGTGTCCAGTATGAACCTGAGTAGGAAGTAATCTTTGCATTGATTACCCTAAATGCATCTCCGACTGGTAGTTCTTGGCTGCAATTGGTATTTCCATTTCTGCGGTCAAAATCAAGAGAGATCTCTCCGTATTCTATGGGATCAAGCTCTGGAGTAAAATTTATTTTAATGTAGGAATCTGGATAGAGCTTTGTTGCCGTAATATCGCTACTGACGTTTGCCTGTTGTCCTGAGTACGTCACATTCAGAATGTCTTCTGAAAGGTTGCTATAGGCCTCTAAAAGTTCTTCATAGCTTCCGGCATAGAAGTAGGTTCCATTTCCAGACTGACTCATGTTTCGTAAGAAAAATTCAGTATACAGAACTTCTGGACCAAAGCCAATAGTGTCAACCCTGATGGAATAGTTCTTCCATGCAATATTTGCCGATTTATTGGCCGATAACCCGGGACCTACATACTGCTCGCCAAGCGAAGGAATGGTCATATTTTTCCCATAGAATTCAGCATCACAGCTTGGTACGGTTGGTACTCCGTCAGTCATCATGATGATGAATTTTGCTCGATCTGCTGAACTTAAATTTGCCGTGAGATTGATCGCTTTGTACATACCGCAGCAGATGCATGTTTGGAGTAGCCATGTTTGGTTCCAGGTTGTTTGAAGGTACTGGTTCACTAAAGAAAGATTTGTCGTAAAGTTCAACCAGCCACTGACCCCATCATCTGTATGTGTATAGTTGACATATTGCTCATCCATTGTTTGGGTAAAAGTAACCATACCGCTACTATCATCACCATCAAAAGGAAGGTCCCAATAGGTACCATTGGTGCATGGTCCTGTGGTTGTATTTGCCAAAAAA
The sequence above is a segment of the Candidatus Woesearchaeota archaeon genome. Coding sequences within it:
- a CDS encoding CpaF family protein, which produces MVEKKEVVDTKEAKPKFPPQKGEKNKPEISEDPSSKLLVKKVPQEQEQKLIEAYDFVSNKIPVMVRIHMIAEEFVPVYEVSLSKISKTTEIILEKIRRELIKEVTLGMVDLTSTKETGVIENKFSETIKELVEKYFPDMEVETKEFLASYLIQKSLGLGSIEILMSDANLEEIAINQSEEPVWVYHRKHGWLKTNIYLKDENQTKHYATMIARKVGRQVTLLEPLLDAHLDEGDRVNATLSPISTRGNTITIRKFSRDPWTITRFITSRTISIPAASLIWLAIQYELSAIIAGGTASGKTSMLNVVSNFFPPNQRIISIEDTREIQLPKFLHWLPMSTRQPNPEGKGGISMLDLLVNSLRQRPDRILVGEVRRKKEAEVLFEAIHTGHSVYATFHANNAEEAITRLTSPPIDIPKVLMPAISLIVTQFRNRRLGFRRTFQIAEILPTGETNVLMQFDTREDTLKRVNPSRSLLNTLQMYTGFSPKEISVILKEKEMVLSYLVANNIDTVDSVGRIMAEYYTNKDALMKNYVIPNRKFG